Proteins encoded in a region of the Flavobacterium sp. MDT1-60 genome:
- a CDS encoding 5'-nucleotidase C-terminal domain-containing protein — translation MVKLKKYNGFLKLFVIFLTLFFIFSCSEKNYNLTKIEGKQLPITEKGSETPKIENFIKPYRDHINRDLDSILAYSPETLDKSTGKWQTTIGNLMADVCLQRGNLVFKAREKKDIDLCLLNHGGIRAILPKGNVTTRTAYEIMPFENSLIVVALSGNQILEIASYIIKEKKPQPLSGMTFTISKDNTAKNILIQGKPIDVSKTYYVVTNDYLANGGDNMSFFLKATQKFDLNYKIRNVLIDYFKEVDTIPVKTDVRITVE, via the coding sequence ATGGTAAAACTAAAAAAGTATAACGGATTTTTAAAACTTTTTGTTATATTCTTAACACTTTTTTTTATATTCTCCTGTAGTGAGAAAAATTATAATCTAACGAAGATAGAAGGAAAGCAGCTTCCGATAACAGAAAAAGGCAGCGAAACTCCCAAAATCGAAAATTTCATCAAACCTTATCGCGATCATATTAATAGAGATTTAGATAGTATTTTGGCTTATTCTCCTGAAACTCTAGACAAAAGCACAGGAAAATGGCAAACAACAATTGGAAATTTAATGGCCGATGTTTGTTTACAAAGAGGAAATTTAGTTTTTAAAGCGCGTGAGAAAAAAGATATCGATTTGTGCTTGTTAAACCATGGTGGAATTCGTGCTATTTTACCAAAAGGAAATGTAACAACAAGAACGGCGTACGAAATTATGCCTTTTGAAAACAGCTTGATTGTTGTTGCATTAAGTGGTAATCAAATTCTTGAAATTGCAAGCTATATTATTAAAGAGAAAAAACCGCAACCACTATCCGGAATGACTTTTACGATATCAAAAGACAATACCGCCAAAAACATCCTGATTCAGGGAAAACCTATTGATGTTAGTAAAACGTATTACGTGGTTACTAATGATTATTTAGCTAACGGAGGCGACAATATGAGCTTTTTTCTAAAAGCAACTCAAAAGTTTGATCTGAATTATAAAATCAGAAACGTATTGATTGATTATTTCAAAGAAGTTGATACTATTCCGGTTAAAACCGATGTTCGAATTACAGTCGAATAA